From Jaculus jaculus isolate mJacJac1 chromosome 19, mJacJac1.mat.Y.cur, whole genome shotgun sequence, a single genomic window includes:
- the LOC101595707 gene encoding nucleoside diphosphate kinase B-like isoform X1, which produces MANLERTFIAIKPDGVQRGLVSEIIKRFKQTGFRLVALKFLRASKDHLKQHYSDLKDHPFFPGLVKYMNSGPVVAMVWEGLNVMKTGRVILGETNPVDSKPGTIRRDFCIQVGRNIIHGSDSVKSAEKEISLWFKPEELVDYKSCAHDWVYE; this is translated from the coding sequence ATGGCCAACCTGGAGCGCACCTTTATCGCCATCAAGCCAGACGGCGTGCAGCGCGGCCTGGTGAGCGAGATCATCAAGCGTTTCAAGCAGACGGGATTCCGCCTGGTGGCCCTGAAGTTCCTCCGGGCATCCAAAGACCACCTGAAGCAGCACTACAGTGACCTGAAAGACCATCCTTTCTTCCCGGGGCTGGTGAAATACATGAACTCAGGGCCTGTGGTGGCCATGGTCTGGGAGGGGCTGAATGTGATGAAAACTGGTCGAGTAATACTTGGGGAGACTAATCCAGTTGATTCTAAGCCAGGCACCATTCGAAGGGATTTCTGCATTCAAGTTGGCAGGAACATCATTCATGGCAGTGATTCAGTGAAAAGTGCTGAAAAAGAGATCAGCCTATGGTTTAAGCCAGAAGAATTGGTTGATTACAAGTCTTGTGCTCATGACTGGGTCTATGAGTAG
- the LOC101595707 gene encoding nucleoside diphosphate kinase B-like isoform X2 — translation MANLERTFIAIKPDGVQRGLVSEIIKRFKQTGFRLVALKFLRASKDHLKQHYSDLKDHPFFPGLVKYMNSGPVVAMEHHSWQ, via the exons ATGGCCAACCTGGAGCGCACCTTTATCGCCATCAAGCCAGACGGCGTGCAGCGCGGCCTGGTGAGCGAGATCATCAAGCGTTTCAAGCAGACGGGATTCCGCCTGGTGGCCCTGAAGTTCCTCCGGGCATCCAAAGACCACCTGAAGCAGCACTACAGTGACCTGAAAGACCATCCTTTCTTCCCGGGGCTGGTGAAATACATGAACTCAGGGCCTGTGGTGGCCATG GAACATCATTCATGGCAGTGA